From the genome of Hyphobacterium sp. CCMP332:
ATGACACCGATAAAAATCGCTCAGATCTCGGTGGTCGCGATCGCGGCCCTCGCCTGGTTGTTCCAGTTGATCCGCCCGGGCGAGGGGATGGACTTCGTCACCGGCCTGGTGGTTTATCTGATTGTCTGGTGGATCGCGCTGTTTGCGGTCCTGCCATTCGGCATTACCGGGCAAGCGGAAAGCGGGGACATCATTGAAGGCACGGATGCCGGCGCGCCTGTTGTTGCGAACTTCAAGAGCAAGGCCTGGATCACGACTGTCACGGCCGCCATCATATGGCTGATATTGTTCGTGGTTCTGGAATTCCAGCTGATCTCGCTGAACGACATACCCTTCCTTCCCGACGAGCACGCCTGGGACGCCTAGCTCTTTACGAAAAAACCTCTGAGCCGCTGTCCCCAGCTCCGTTCGTAGAACGGCGCGATGTTCACTGTCCGGAAA
Proteins encoded in this window:
- a CDS encoding DUF1467 family protein; protein product: MTPIKIAQISVVAIAALAWLFQLIRPGEGMDFVTGLVVYLIVWWIALFAVLPFGITGQAESGDIIEGTDAGAPVVANFKSKAWITTVTAAIIWLILFVVLEFQLISLNDIPFLPDEHAWDA